From the Streptomyces sp. Tu 2975 genome, one window contains:
- a CDS encoding DUF4259 domain-containing protein: MGTWDIGHFDNDTAADFSGTLDDAAESERPGIVREALLRVVGTDDYLDSDEAAEAVAAAALVAAQCPGGEAVTTPYGPDEPVPALPADLRLLAVEALDRTLKKPSELMELWDETDAGPAWRAGMAGLRKVLTGAGPSLG; this comes from the coding sequence ATGGGCACCTGGGACATCGGGCACTTCGACAACGACACAGCGGCGGACTTCTCCGGCACGCTGGACGACGCGGCCGAGAGCGAACGTCCTGGCATCGTGCGCGAGGCGCTGCTGCGCGTCGTCGGGACCGACGATTACCTGGACAGCGACGAGGCGGCCGAAGCGGTGGCCGCCGCGGCGCTGGTCGCCGCGCAGTGTCCCGGCGGGGAGGCGGTGACGACGCCCTACGGTCCGGACGAGCCCGTCCCCGCGCTGCCCGCCGACCTGCGGCTGCTCGCCGTCGAGGCACTCGACCGGACGCTCAAGAAGCCGTCGGAGCTGATGGAGCTCTGGGACGAGACCGACGCCGGTCCGGCGTGGCGGGCGGGTATGGCCGGGCTGCGGAAGGTGCTGACGGGAGCAGGCCCTTCCCTGGGCTGA
- a CDS encoding nuclear transport factor 2 family protein, with the protein MDTDIDIEQMRREMRALADRAEIADLLDRYLRSLDEGPLDEDWARAFHTEDVTAEMPVGAVRGRNDLLATVRRAMALFERTVHLGSNTVIELDGDRATARGAQLSTHVLADGSEEVFVSAGHTVSELVRTPAGWRISATALRVAWTQGTPPDVELPG; encoded by the coding sequence ATGGACACCGACATCGACATCGAACAGATGCGGCGCGAGATGCGCGCCCTGGCCGACCGGGCCGAGATCGCGGATCTCCTGGACCGGTATCTGCGGTCCCTGGACGAGGGGCCGCTCGACGAGGACTGGGCCCGCGCCTTCCACACCGAGGACGTCACCGCGGAGATGCCCGTCGGCGCTGTGCGCGGGCGGAACGACCTGCTGGCGACCGTCCGGCGGGCGATGGCCCTCTTCGAGAGGACCGTGCACCTGGGGAGCAACACGGTCATCGAACTCGACGGCGACCGCGCCACGGCCCGCGGCGCCCAGCTCAGCACGCATGTCCTGGCGGACGGCTCCGAGGAGGTCTTCGTCTCCGCAGGTCATACGGTGTCCGAGCTCGTCAGGACCCCGGCCGGCTGGCGGATCTCGGCGACCGCCCTGCGCGTGGCGTGGACACAGGGCACGCCACCCGACGTGGAGCTTCCGGGCTGA